The Flavobacteriales bacterium genomic sequence TGCCGGATGAATTGTACGACGCAGATGAAATCTTTCTTACCAATGCCATTTCGGGCATTGTATCCGTACGCACATTGGTGAATCGATCTTACCGTGCCACGAAAGCGGATCTGATCCGGCAGCACGGACTTTCGAACCGGTAATTCAATTCTGAAAGCATACAAATAAAAAACCCCTCCGTCACAATGACGGAGGGGTTTTTATTATGTCAGGAGACATGATCCCGGATTACTTCCGGAGTACCATCTTGCCTGTTTTCACCAGACCTGACTCAGTGATCAATTGGTACACATAGATGCCGTCGGGCAGGTTTTGTGCATCGAATTGAGCCTGGTAGATGTATCCACCCTCAACGTCTTTGTTGAAGATCACCTGAACCTGCTGTCCGCTGATGTTGTAGACAGTGATGGTTGCGTGATCATCGTTGTCGATGTTGAAACGGATGGTGGTTTGCTGGCTGAAAGGATTCGGGAATACTTCCAGGTCGGCACCATTCTGGATACCTTCCCATACCATAGAGTTGGTTTGCTTTTCGTTCACGTAATCGCAATTGTGAACGTCGTTGCAGTAACCAAGCGCATCACCGTGGGCAAGGTGGTCGGCAACCGCATTTGGTGAAATGCACAGTGTTTGGGTTTTGCCGTTGCCGCTTACATGGCAAACCATTACTTTGCCGCCTTCATACATGACAATGGCTTTACCACCTTTTTCGCAACGTACGTCAATTACGCAAACAGTGGCTGAATCTACTGCGGTGCAACCGTTTTCATCGGTTACTGTTACGTAGTATATCGAAGTTGCGGAAGGACATACATTGATGGAAGCAGTGGTTTCACCAGTACTCCAGCTGTAGGAGTATCCCGGTACACCACCTTGAGCAGAGGCGCTCAGGCTTGTGCAGCCATAAGGTTGGTAACCGTAGTATACGGTACCATTGTTGCCTGCATCGGCCACCAGTTCTGAAGGCTCGGTGAGGGTGATGGACAATTCAACGCTTTGTCCGCTTGCATCGGTAACGGTCAGTTGGTAATCACCAGCTGACAGTCCGCTAACATCTGCAGTTGCAGCACCATTGCTCCATGCATAAGCGTAAGGCAGGCAACCGCCACCAACGGTGGTAGAGATGCTGCCGTTGCTTCCGCCGTTGCAAGAGATGTTATAGCCATTGTAAGTCGGGCTGCTCAGAGAAGCAGTCAGCGTTTGTGGAGTAACAGTCACATTGAATGAGCAGGAAGAAGCATTTCCTGAAGCATCGGTAGCTGTGTAGGTAACGGTGGTGGTTCCGAGCGGGAATTCATCGCCGCTGTTGTGTGTGCTGCTTACAGCGTAAGAGCAATTGTCACCGGCTACCACATCACTCCATGATACCTGGGGATCGCAATCTTCCGGGGTAGAAACCACGGAGATGTCGCCCGGGCAGCTGATGTAAGGAGCGGTGCTGTCAAGCACGGTAACGATTGACATGGCAGAAGCGTTGTTGCCGCTGTTGTCAGTGGCAGTCAGAACTGCAATGTTGGTACCTGTGTGACCGCAGGTGAATGCTGTTCTGTCAACAGACAGGCTAGCAATGCTGCAGTTGTCAGTGCTGCCGCCGTCTACATCGGCTGCGGTAATGGTGGCATTGCCTGTGGCATCGAGGTAGATGGTGATGTTCTGTGCAACAACAGCCGGTTTGGTAGAATCTCTAACGGTTACGGTGCCGCTTGCAGACGCAGTGTTTCCGCTAGGATCAGTGCCGGTCAGCACAACAGTGTTCGCACCAACATTGGCACAACCGAATGAGCTGTTGTCGATAGACAGGGAAACACCACAGTTGTCGCTCGAACCACCGTCTACGTCAGCAGCGGTAATGGTAGCATTGCCGGTAGCGTCAAGGAAGATGGTGATGTCCTGCGCAATAACAGCCGGTTTGGTGGAATCTCTAACGGTTACGGTGCCGCTTGCAGACGCAGTGTTTCCGCTTGGATCGGTGCCGGTCAGAACAACAGTGTTCGCACCCAGGTCAGCGCAACTGAATGTGCCGTTGTTGATAGACAGGGAAACACCGCAGTTGTCGCTTGAACCACCGTCTACGTCAGCAGCGGTAATGGTAGCATTGCCGGTAGCGTCAAGGAAGATGGTGATGTCCTGCGCAATAACAGCCGGTTTGGTGGAATCTCTAACGGTTACGGTGCCGCTTGCAGACGCAGTGTTTCCGCTAGGATCAGTGCCGGTCAGCACAACAGTGTTCGCACCAACATTGGCACAACCGAATGAGCTGTTATCGATAGACAGGGAAACACCGCAGTTGTCGCTTGAACCACCGTCTACGTCAGCAGCGGTGATGGTAGCGTTGCCGGATCCGTTCAGGTACACAACGATGTTCTGGGCAACCACTTTGGGTGGCAGAGAGTCCAGAATGGTGATGGTGCCTTTACCGGAAGCGGCGTTGCCGTTGTTGTCGGTAGCGGTCAGAACAACTTCATTGTCGCCTACGTTTGCGCAGGTGAATGAACCGTTGTTGAGAACCAGGCTGGCGATGCCACATGCGTCGCTAGAACCGCCGTCTACATCATTGGCTGTTACCGAAGCGTTGCCGGCAGCATCCAAATAGAAGGTGAGGTTCTGTGCAATCACAGTGGGAGGAGTAGAATCATTCACCGTAACAACTGCGTTGCAGGTGGATGTTTCGCCGTTCACATCTTCAACAGTCAGTACAACCGTGTTGGGGCCAACATTGCTGCAATTGAAAGAGGAATTGCTGATGGTCATGGAAGCCAGACCGCATTCAGCAGTGCTTCCGCCATCTACATCAGCCGCGGAAATGGTAGCGTTGCCGGTAGCATCGAGGTAAACCGCAATGTTTTGGCAAACAGCCGAAGGACCTTGACAGCATTTGTTGAAATCGTCCTTCACAGTTACTGTTGCAGCGCAGGTAGAAGAGTTCCCGTTTACGTCTACAACAGTCAGGATCACCGTGTTGGCGCCCAGGCTTTCGCAAGAGAAGGTTGATTTGTTGATGCTGATGGAAGCGATGCCACAGTTGTCTGTGCTGCCGCCATCCACATCAGATGCATTGATGAATGCAAGGTGACTTGAATCCAGCTGAACAGTGATGTTCTTGCAAACAGCATTCGGTGCTTCGCCATCAGCCAATGTAACACCTGAAGTAGCGGAAGTGCAACCGGCTGCGTCTTTCACCATCAGGTCATAAGAGCCGAAGCCCAGGCCTGTGAAAGATGCGCTGGCACTATAGGTGGTGCCTCCATTGATTGAGTAGCTGATCGGAGCAACACCACCGGATACACCAGTAAAGGTGATGGAGCTGGAATTGCTGCTGTCGCATACTGCAGAAGCGTAAGTGAAGGTAACCGTACCGCACTGCCAGGTTTTGGAACCATGGTTGCTGGTAAGGCTGCCGGTGGTGGCAACGATGTCGTCAGTGCCGCTCATGTTGCCGTTGTAGCAATAAGATGCTTCACCGCTTGCATTGGTGAATGCGAAACCTGAAACATTGTTGGCGCCGGTTACGGCAAAGTCAACACGAACACCTGAAACGGGGTTGCCGTACTGGTCCAGAACCGTAGCGGTTACACAGTGCTGACCGCCAACAGTGGAAGTACCGCCATTCACGGGAGCAAGGGTAATTGAGCTTACGAAACCAATCGGGGCCAGTGACTGACCGCCGGGGTATCCGTAAGAATCGTAGTTACCGAAACCGTAGCTGTGTACACCGATCGGGTAGTTGCTGTTCAGGTTGTGTGTTCCGGCTGCAACGGTCAGTTGAGCTGCATAAAAGCCGCTGGCTCCGATGGCTGAGAAGCTACCGGCAGGGATCACACCACCGTCAAGCGTTACATTACCGATTGCGATCTGAGGCACAACCAGGTTGATGAAGTGATAAGAGAAACCGCTTGCAGGTGTAGATACGGTGTAAGAACCCAGGAATTGCTCGTAGGGAGGGATCAACATCATGAAGGGATCCGCTACTGCTCCATCGCAGCTGCTGCCGCGTGCAAACTGAGCAACCAATACGGGTTTGTTTGAAGTGATCACCGCATTTGTAGCGATGGTCATTTCGTGTACCTGTCCTTTGTTCAGCGTAGCTACCGGTGCGCCGTTTACGGTTACGCTGGTGCTGTTCTGAGAAGCGAGGATACGGAAAACGTCACCGCCGCTGCGGTTTTTCAGGGGAGCGGAAACGAAGTTCTTACCCCATGCAGACAAAGGAGGCATTTGTTCTACCAAGTGGTCACATGCATAGCAGGTGGTAGGTACGTTGGCGCAAACCACACTTCCGTAAACCGCTACGGGTTTGTCGGAGGTAATGGTGCTGCCACTCATGTCTGCGCCATTTGTGCCACCCAATTGGTACACCTCGCCTTGGTTCAGGCTTACATTGAAGGCTACGCCAGCGGCGTGACCGCCAGCAGACGTGCTGGGAGTAACGGTGATGGTTGTAGCATTTTGTGTGGCTACAACAGTCATTTGCGAAGGATAGCTTGCGCTCAATCCTGTGTATGACATCACCATGTAGTCTGTACCCAAAATGTCTGTAGGCATACCCAGATATGCATCTGTGGTATAGCTGATCTGGTTCAGACCGTAAATGGTTACTTCGTTGTTGGAAGTAACGTGGATTCCTTTGTTTTCAACACCGTTGGAAGTCATTACCTGGTTTGAAGCAGGAATGGAGACCGTTGTGGTAACACCAGGCGTGGTGGTGAATGAAGTGCTGAAGCCTGTACCGGGGATGTTCACATTTCCGCTTGAAGCGGTTTCAGAGCTGATGAACAACTGCAGTGGGCTGTTTGCCGTGTAGTTACGCGGGAATGCCAACCAGAAATCGTTCCCCTTGCTATCAGGCAATTGTGCCTGAGACAAAGTCGGTACGGCCATCACCGCCAGCATCACTGCACAGACGGTTTTGAAAAGCCAACTTATTTTTTTCATGGGTCGTTTTGTTTGAATATTATTCAGATACGGTTAGGGTTACGGAGAGCTTATCAAGGCTGTCGGCGTTTTCGAGTGTGGCAATGGTCAGCGTATTGGCTGTGTTGCCGCATTCTCCTTCAACCGAAGCACCAGCTGCTACTTCTTTGGTATCGGAAATGGGTGGGATCACCGGTGCATCGGCAAGGGTCAGTGTATAACCCACGGTTTGTGCACTTCCATTGGTGTTTTCCAGCCGAACGACGAAGTAAGATGCGCCGTCGCATTCCTGGATCTGTGCGCTTGCTGTTACCCCGTCCTGT encodes the following:
- a CDS encoding HYR domain-containing protein translates to MKKISWLFKTVCAVMLAVMAVPTLSQAQLPDSKGNDFWLAFPRNYTANSPLQLFISSETASSGNVNIPGTGFSTSFTTTPGVTTTVSIPASNQVMTSNGVENKGIHVTSNNEVTIYGLNQISYTTDAYLGMPTDILGTDYMVMSYTGLSASYPSQMTVVATQNATTITVTPSTSAGGHAAGVAFNVSLNQGEVYQLGGTNGADMSGSTITSDKPVAVYGSVVCANVPTTCYACDHLVEQMPPLSAWGKNFVSAPLKNRSGGDVFRILASQNSTSVTVNGAPVATLNKGQVHEMTIATNAVITSNKPVLVAQFARGSSCDGAVADPFMMLIPPYEQFLGSYTVSTPASGFSYHFINLVVPQIAIGNVTLDGGVIPAGSFSAIGASGFYAAQLTVAAGTHNLNSNYPIGVHSYGFGNYDSYGYPGGQSLAPIGFVSSITLAPVNGGTSTVGGQHCVTATVLDQYGNPVSGVRVDFAVTGANNVSGFAFTNASGEASYCYNGNMSGTDDIVATTGSLTSNHGSKTWQCGTVTFTYASAVCDSSNSSSITFTGVSGGVAPISYSINGGTTYSASASFTGLGFGSYDLMVKDAAGCTSATSGVTLADGEAPNAVCKNITVQLDSSHLAFINASDVDGGSTDNCGIASISINKSTFSCESLGANTVILTVVDVNGNSSTCAATVTVKDDFNKCCQGPSAVCQNIAVYLDATGNATISAADVDGGSTAECGLASMTISNSSFNCSNVGPNTVVLTVEDVNGETSTCNAVVTVNDSTPPTVIAQNLTFYLDAAGNASVTANDVDGGSSDACGIASLVLNNGSFTCANVGDNEVVLTATDNNGNAASGKGTITILDSLPPKVVAQNIVVYLNGSGNATITAADVDGGSSDNCGVSLSIDNSSFGCANVGANTVVLTGTDPSGNTASASGTVTVRDSTKPAVIAQDITIFLDATGNATITAADVDGGSSDNCGVSLSINNGTFSCADLGANTVVLTGTDPSGNTASASGTVTVRDSTKPAVIAQDITIFLDATGNATITAADVDGGSSDNCGVSLSIDNSSFGCANVGANTVVLTGTDPSGNTASASGTVTVRDSTKPAVVAQNITIYLDATGNATITAADVDGGSTDNCSIASLSVDRTAFTCGHTGTNIAVLTATDNSGNNASAMSIVTVLDSTAPYISCPGDISVVSTPEDCDPQVSWSDVVAGDNCSYAVSSTHNSGDEFPLGTTTVTYTATDASGNASSCSFNVTVTPQTLTASLSSPTYNGYNISCNGGSNGSISTTVGGGCLPYAYAWSNGAATADVSGLSAGDYQLTVTDASGQSVELSITLTEPSELVADAGNNGTVYYGYQPYGCTSLSASAQGGVPGYSYSWSTGETTASINVCPSATSIYYVTVTDENGCTAVDSATVCVIDVRCEKGGKAIVMYEGGKVMVCHVSGNGKTQTLCISPNAVADHLAHGDALGYCNDVHNCDYVNEKQTNSMVWEGIQNGADLEVFPNPFSQQTTIRFNIDNDDHATITVYNISGQQVQVIFNKDVEGGYIYQAQFDAQNLPDGIYVYQLITESGLVKTGKMVLRK